A region of the Apium graveolens cultivar Ventura chromosome 6, ASM990537v1, whole genome shotgun sequence genome:
CAGTCACTAGCTGCACTTTTTAGCTATAACCAAATATTCTACTTAAACTCGTATAACAATTTAAGAGAGCCCTTCCTGCGCGTAATTCTTTGATGTAGCAGTAGCTGATGAGTAAACCTGCAGGTCCTTGTAATGGAGAGCAAAGTTTTGAAAGACTTGAGGTTTAGACTTTCTGCACCCACTATCAAAACTTTTCTTAGGTACAAATAAAAACGTGAATCAGCTATGTAGTCTCTTAAACTAGTTTTAGTTTATAAGCTTCTAGTACAATTGCTAACCACAGTTTATGTCTACAGGAGATTTTTGAGGGCAGCGCAAGCTTCTTACAAGGTAAAACATATAGAGTAGGTCCTTTGCAAGATGGACCCCTACTTACTGGCCTATAATAGAATGAATGGCTGACCTGGAACTCTTAACTTTGCAGAGCCCAAGTCTTGAGCTGGAGTTCCTGTCCAATTATCTGGCAGAACTGACATTGGTTGATAATAGCTTCCTGAAATATATCCCATCGACAGTTGCAGCATCAGCTGTATTTCTCGCCAAATGGACTTTAGATCAATCAAGCCACCCATGGGTTTGCTTTTGAACTTTATGTTAATATCAACTTTTTACAACGCTTCAGCTTTAGTTGTGCCAGGGATTTTGACTTGAAACCTGTTACCCATGCAGAATCCAACGCTGGAACATTACACTTCTTACGTGGCATCGGATCTCAAAGCCACAATTCttgagatgcaaattttgcaaTTAAACACCAGTAATTGCCATCTCAATGCTATACGTGCCAAGTACCAACAAGACAAGGTAAGAGATCTCTAGCATATAAACATTAGATTCAAATCTTTGACGGTCATTATGCACTGTTTCACTTTTCTGCAGCTTGATTCCTTAATTTATTTTTGCATAGCAGTTCAAATCAGTGGCAAGTTTGTCTTCTCCGGAACTGCTAGAGACCCTATTCTAATAATGCCCTGGAGTGCTAACAGATGCAACTAATCTTATCCTACCGCATAATAATGATGTCTATGGATATCCGGCGTTTCACCCTCTTGGAGTGGGGGGGTTGTACTTAAAAGAGCTAATCTATATAACTTTCGTATGTTGCATTTACAAATCGGTTTAGTCCATTTCTTTAGTTCATTCATTTATGTTCATAAAATTATTGGCAACACCCAGAGTCTTTGGTTTGGTGCTCACAAACCTGTCTTATCAGTCTGAACCAGTATGAAGTGCTTGATCACAGCAAGCTTATTGTTATGCAACTGTAATTTAAATGCTATTGAACTCATTCTCCTCAGTTCTTGTCTTTTGAAATATGCAAATAACAGTCTTTACTCCGTTCTGTTTTACTAGTTTTTGAAACTTTAGAAGTCATACTTATTTTCATTCCTACACTTATCTTAAGAAATATTAACTGGTTATTGATTGGTTGGGCAGGGAAGTGTGTGACCCTCAAGTCTTACTCGATGTGCTGTGATTCACATAAAATGGGATGAGATCGGAGGGAGTGGTAATTAGTAACAGAGAGCCACAGTTTTATTATTCCTTATTGATGAGATATGAAACCAAATGTAAATGCATTACAACTCCATACCAAGAATCACAAAGTATATATGATTCTTTAACAAGTGTGCACAAGATAACTTTTACCGGACACAAACAACGAATAATAAGCTAATATACATTCTTCTCAGTCGTCTTGTTATACTCttccaactcattcaaccacaaGTCTCCGAATTCGCAGTCCTTCCAGGCCTCAAACCAAGGCCCTCCAAGCGTGTAATGTATAGCCTTAGGAAAAGTAGTTCGATCATCCTCGACAACCTTGTTATGCCCCACGAGAAAATTCCAAACAAATGGAATTGATCCAATCTCATGATCCTCAAGCCACTGGAACCTATGAAGATACGCACCAGACTCCGAATTCACAACCTCAGGAGTCAAAACCTTGTTCTTAGGATGCCCGCAATTGTACAAAACCATAGATGACCAGTTCTTTCTTGGATAAGCTGTTTGCACAGCTCCATCCATTTTAGTAGTCTCTTTAGGTGAATAATCATGTTGAACACACATTATAGCATACTTATCATCAATCAAATCAAATAGTTCCTTAACATCACCCAGGTACAAGACATCACAATCAACAAACACAGCCCAACCTTGATAATTAGCCAAATATGGTGTCAAGAATCTGGTAAAAGAGAATTCAGTACTCTCAACCTTTTCCCTCTGCCGCCAATACAGTCCAAGTTCCCTCATTTCAGTTTGCTTAATAGGTATGACCTCGACAGGTATCGAAGATCGTTTATAAATCGAATAGTGACAAACTTTGTAAGCAAGATCTTCGCGGGTATCGTAACCCACAAAGATCTTGAGTGGCTTAGCATTAGCAGAATGACCATTGTCATTAGCTGTAGCCATGACTGTTGGTGCCATTTGAGTGAAATATCTGATTCTGCACAAACAAATTAAACTTATAATTAATCTTTAGCTATAGTAACACATTTTGAAACACAAAAAACATGTAGTGTTGTAGAGAAACTGTGTACCTTTCTTGGGGAGATGTTGATATTCTCTTTGTAGATTATATAATGAACAAAGAGGAGTATAATTTTAGTGTGTGCATGTGGTTGAATATATAGAGTAATTTCAAGTCATGCAGAGGTGTAGCAAAGAAGCAGCAATGTAGTATTGTTTGGCACTTTGGACCCACATGAATATTTTTCAATACATTTGGTGGAAGCAATAATAGATGGAAATCATATAAGCTTTAATATTTAATGGAGTCGACTGTCGTAAATGAACATGTTGTTTTTTGTTTGGCTGATTACGTTAATACTAACGCTATACATCACCTAACTAAATTGTCCCTTTTCCCTGACTTTTAGGAACCGAAATGACACAGTAACATGTACCTACTTCATAGTGCAGAAATATGAGATACTGCTACCCTGCTTGCGTACCTACTAGTCTGCTGCAGCAGCCTGCAATGACTGAACTATAGCCGCTGTCTGAGCTACTCAACACACTTTAACTCGCATcaatatattattcatttaacaCCTAAGCAAAGATTTCGCACGGATTTATTTTTTACAACTTATTACGATTCTTGTATTGGTTAGTAGACATTTCAATATTACAAATTTTTGTCCTTGATTATTTTTGAATACCAGTTGTGCTACTCTTACACGGTTGTGCTACTATTATGTAGTGCTGATCTTTGGGTAAGACGATCAATCCGAATGCCTAGACAGGAGCAACCAAACAATTATAAGTATGTATTAGTACATAAGATGATTTTACATACAATATTTTTTTACTGTCCTGAAAAACAAGGGCACTATTCAGAAATTGGATTAGGACATCTGAATATCTGGGTAAGGCCCTGCTCTTACGTGAATCCTGCCTACTGGACATAATAAAATGAAATACATTGCGGAAGTGCGTCAAACTGGAACCAAAAATGATGATATATCCACCTACCAGTCCACGGTCTACTTAACTTACAATGCTCTGTTTTCGTATAGTCCTCGTAAAGTAGTACACAAGTACCAAACTGTTTTTTATACTCCTCCTGTCTGCCATTTTGTATTCAAATATTAGAGCATTGTTAACAGCCGTTGCGTGTCAAATTTGACTATGCCATAACATATCGGGCTCTTTGAGATTTCTTaaaaatataacttataatttAAAGTCGAAAAATTCATGATATCAACAATGgtgtttgaataattttatttaCAAATTAGTTATGAGTTGTTCAAGTGTTTGGTAAATCATTATTTTTAAGTacaaattttcttaaaaaaattaaaattttaaatataatataattgaATAGCAAATTTTAAAATTCGGTTCAAATACTCTCCGGAATGTAAAAAAATAAGAGCGACAAAAACAGTATCATATGAGTGTTAATAATTAATTTAGGGATTTGAATAAGTTTACTTATAAATTTAGATAAGTGTTAATTTATaagttattaatttttttttacaagaaaaacataaaaaattatATTGAATTTAGAGAAATTTTTTATCAATGCATAATtttaaagattttttttaaaattaaaatcatttaaacTATGTCGTTCAGGACAAAATTATGAAGTAAAAATTATAACATTTACGTAATATAAAGAGCATAATAAAGTAAAAATAAATCAGTAGAGCATAATAAAGTTAAAATAATTAAAcaaattatttgattttaaaaaacCATGTAGCCAATaaacttcaagaattttaaatgaataatcaccataaaaaaataaaaataacagaATTACGTCAAAATAGTATCACATGAAATGAACAAAAATGGGCCGACAAAGAATGGGACGGGGAATGTTAGACTTCCTAACTTTTTTTTTGACGAAAGGCTGAagattttattaatttaaatccatCTCAATACAAGTTTGAATATTGATAGGAATAGACGACCTATCAAAACTACGACCTGGATAAAAATACAACCATATTTGCAGACTGTTTGACAAATAACAATTAAACATTGTTTAGGCGCTGCATAAAGTTTCGACATTCTGAAATAATCACTCCAAAATGAGACCGCATTGGAGTTGCAGACCTGATGGCTTGAACCACAACCAAGCAATCAGACTCCAGGGTAACTGATAACCATTTCTTCTGATCAATCCAGCTTAAGGATTCCTTCACAGCTATGGCCTCCGCAAGAACTGGGCTAGTGCACTTCGACCCAgtcaatacttttacttctatcAATCTTCAATCTGAATCTCTAGCGACCATTCCAAAACCAGCTTCAGACCTATCTTCAAAAATAGTTGCATCAACGGACACCTTAACTGTGTTTGGTTGGGGCTTTACCCAGGAAGTCACTCAATCTCCATTAGCCTGTGGTTGAAGAAGAGTGTTAGAAGACCTGTTTTGGGCGATTGTCCATTGTGTAAGGTACTGTTTCACTGCTGCTACTATCTTGTTAACAAATGAGAATTTCTGGTTCCATACTAGATCGAGCCCTCCAGATGGCCCAACACAGCGTTATATATTCCGCACGCTGCTGTACTGAGCCCGAACTCAACATCAATTCCAtccaactaataatattcatgtTTTGACCTAGGCTGATCACTACTCTGAGAAGACTCCAACACTGGGCTGCAAACAGACATATTACCAGACTGTGCAGAATAGTTTCCTCCTCACCGATAGACTAGACAGAGAGTTTGAATTATGACTCGTTTGCTTTACAGTTGAGACAATGTTGGTAAACATTGTGAAAGCGCACGCCAAATTAGATTCAACGCCTTTGGAGGAGTTTTCACGCTCCATAAAAGTTTCCAAATACCAGAATTATATTAATCACTCCAAGCACCCTTTTGCACCTAAAGAAATTTGTACGCACTCTTTACAAAATAATTACCAGAATTTTCAAGTGACCAATACATCACATTTTCATGACTTGCTTCATTTAACTGGATAGCTAGAATATGCCTCTAGTCtctattattaaatatatcttcATTAATCCCGACATCCAATGCTTTTTCATCTAAGTAGAACAAAGATGGGACTTTTTGATTTTCAATTGCTGGAGACTCTGTAGTAATAAACGGGTTGGTGTCATCATGCAACCAAGGCTGACCTGAGATGTATATGCTTTCTCCTTTGCCTATCCTCAATTTTACTCCCTCCAATAGTAATTACTTTGCTGCGTGGATGCTCCTCCAAATAAAACCGGGGTTATGGCCCAAGCTAGAAGTAAGAAAATCTCCACCAGCAAAATATTTGGCCTTATAAATTTTTGAGACTAAGCTCTCAGGATTGGTGATGAAACGCCAACCTTGTTTACCCAACATGGCTAAGTTAAAATCTCTGAAATTGCGGAATCCCAAGCCTCCTGCAGTTTTGTATTTTGACATCCTTTCCCAGCTCATCCAACTTATGTGCGATGAATTTGTTGGCTTAGAGGTCCACCAAAATTTTGACAGGCTTTTCTCTATGTCCCTGGTGATCTCGAGAGGCAATAAAAAGACAGACATGGTGTAGGATGGAAGGGTTTGCACCACTGACTTCACCAAAATCTTCTTTCCCGACCGGGCCATAGTTTTACCATCCCAACTTCTGATTTTCGACTACACTTTATCCTTCAAAAAGCCCAGCATTGCTGATTTATTTCACCCTATAATATTTGGCAGACCCAAATATTTACAATGAGTATCAGCCTCTCTCATATGTAATGTCATGCATATATTTTTACTATTATACTCGATAACATTTGTATTGAAGAATACTGATGATTTGTCAATGTTCACCTTTTGACCTGAAGCATTCTCATACACATTCAACAACTGTAATATATTCGACGCTTCAGAAGTATCAGCTTAACATTAGAAATAACTATCGTCGGCAAACAACATATGCGAGATTATGGGAGCTCTTCGACAGATCTTAACTCCATGGATCAAAATTTTAAATTCGTACTTTCGAATCAAAGATGACAGACCTTCAGCACAAATGATAAACATGTAAGGGGAGAGGGGATCGCCTTGACGAATTCCTCTCGTAGGAATTATTGGACCCATTTCGTATTCACTGTGCATCATTGTATACTGAACCGTAGTAACACTTTGAAGAACCAAGTGCACCCACCACGTTGAAAACCCCATCTTTAGAAGGATAGCTCGCAGAAAATCCCATTCAATTCGATCATAGGCCTTGCTCATGTCTAATTTCAGCGCCATAAAACTATCTTTCCCTACTTTCTTACATTTGAGATAATGCATAACTTCGTAGGCTGTCATGATATTATACGAAATCAAATGACCGGGAATGAAAGTACTTTGTGTTTCCAACACAACATCATTGATCACTTCTTTTAACCTGTTGACCATAGCTTTTGTCATAATCTTCATCAAAATATTACACAAAGCTATAGGTCGAAGCTCACCTATGACTGCCGGGTTTTTCTTCTTTGGTATCAACACAATGTTAATGTCATTTAGGCCTTGCAGCAGATCCCCAGTAGTAAAAAATTCTTTAGTCTCCTTAATGATATCCTTCCCAGCAATGCTCCAGTGCTTCTGAAAGAAACCTGGCATCATGCCATCGGGGCCTGGCGCTTTATCTAGATTCATTTGGAAGAGAGCTGCCTTTACTTCATCATCAGAGATTTCCTTTAACAACTCTCTATTCTGAGCTTGACTCATTGACTCGGTTACACAATCAATCACCTCTGAACTGTTAGTAGCAATAGCAGTGAATAAGTCTTGAAAGTACTTGTGATTAACTGCTGCAAATTAGTCTGCCAATCCACCCAACTGCCGTCGGTATCTTTGAGTTTCTGAATGTTATTTGTACGACGTCTAACATTACAGGATGCATGAAAATATTTCGTGTTTTAATCACCTGACTGTAGCCATAGTTGTTTAGACCCATGTCTCCAGAAAATTTCCCTCTGATCCAGAATCAAGAATAACTCTTGTTTTTCCTCTTTATACATCCTCGAGGACTGGGCATCACGTGCACTTCAGAGCTGTTGAAGTCTCTCCTTACAATCCCTGATTCTGTGATTAAAACAACCAGTGATTTCTTTTTCCCAAACCTCTAAACTTTCGCCACAAAGAGCAATTTTCTGCATGACATTATGAGTAATGTCAACCTCCCAGTTATCCTTAACAATCTATGAGCATAAAGGTTCCAACAACCAAGCATTTTCGAACCGAAAATGCCTTTTAGAGCGCTGCAGATGACCAGGTTTTGGGTCCAACAAAATTGGACTATGATCAGAAGGAGAAACTTCTAAATTATATAAATTTGCTAGTGGAAATATATCCCACCTAACATTAGTTACCAGTGCTCGACCAAGTCTAATCTCGATCCATTCTTCAGTATCACGACCTCTTTCCCATGTAAATGGGTGGCCATATAAATCAAGATCTTTCAGCTCTGCATCTTCAAGAGCTTTGTTAAAACCATCAATAAGACGTTGAGGGTAAGCAGCACCCCCTCTCTTCTTCTCCTGACTAACAATGTTGTTCATAACACCTATAACACACCAAGGTAAGTTTGAATCCCGCGACAAGTTTCTCAGCAAGTCCCACGTTCTTTGTCTCAGATTTCTATCTGGCTCTCCATAAAAATCTGTTAACCTTCATGGTTGAAACCCCTCTGTATGAACTTGTACATCAATGTGGTTAGAAGAAAGACTAAGGAGCTTGACAGAATATGCTTCTTTCCACAACAAAACTAAGCCACCACTACGACCTTGAGCTTCAACTACTACCATCCCTTGAAAATTTAACCTTGAACGAACCCATTCCTTCTTTTTTTCTTGTTACTTAACGTTTCACTTAAAAAAACAAATGAAGGTCTTTCTTTACGGACAACGTCCTACAGGAACTGAAGCTTACAGGGTGACCCTATACCCTGGCAGTTCCAACTTAAGGTGCTCATGAGGAGTGGCGGGCCTGCAATGCAGCACCCGCCAAAAACAAGTTTTTTGGAACCGACACATTCTCATTCGGGCTTGAATCCATCTCCAAGTCTGAACTCGCAGATATTTCTGGCCCATCTACGTTGTCAACCCTGCATCTTTTTGGTTCAGTAATTGTTAATTCATTTTGATCCGATCTGTATCATTATCCATTGTGACAGATATTGCTCCCTGATTTAGAGGTAACGGACTTTGGATAATATTATTCTGATTAGGTGATTCCAATATTTTTCTCCCCCGAAACGCACTGTATCCCCCTTATTGCTCTCTAACCGTATCCCTGATTTTATGGGATTGCCCTCCGCCACAGATGCACCAGTTTCCATCTTATCTCCACCTTGCTCCACCGTGCTCCTCGCCGGAGATATGTCGCCCGACCTCAACCATTTACTTCCCATAGTATGCATACGGCGTCTTGACTCTGCTCTTATTCATGTCCCAAATGGCTTCTCAGTCTTATCTTCCGGTGTATCAAATAATTTTTCACAGAATTTGTCACTGTGACCAACCATACCATAGATGAAACAAAATGTAGGGATGCTTTCATATTTGAAATTTACCCAGCACTAGTTAGACTCACTCTTCTTCAACTTCATTCTTCTTTTGAGAGGCTTTTCTAGTAGAATCGCAACTCTGACTCTTAAAAATTCTCTCCAGACTCCAACAAAATTGTTTTCGTCCGATTCTACAAACTTTCCGATATAGTTGCCAAAATCAGTGACCACCCTTTGTGACATGAACCCTGCTCCCATATCATACAGTTGCACCTATACTTCCAGGTTATTGATTGGTTTTGTTCATAGGTTGTCCCCTTCTCTAAGCCTTTTAAATACCAGATGAAAGCGTCTGAACGTCCAAGGACTCCCATTACATACCcttttgatatccagttcatgatAAAACTGGAAAAAAGCGATTAGCCTCTACCTATTTTACATACATTCCTTTACCAGGGCGCCAAAGAGAAGCCATCTTGTGTTGCATGGCTTGAAAATCGATCGATGAATCAGTCAGAAATCTACCCACGAGGCACCACCTTATGTCGATCTCACTTAATCCTTCATTAATGTCAGCATAAGTTATATCGCCTTGTTATTCTTCTTCCAGAGAAATCATGACAAACTGTTCTTCCATTTTTGCAATGTGTTTCTTAGACCAGCCATTTTCAGAATTTAGTGTATGATACCAAAACTTGATACAAACGAAAACTGTTAAAAACATGATTAAGATGACAAGAAATTCGCTTTAAACTAAGACTTGGACCATAACAATTCTCACTATGTCAAAAGACAAGACATTAATTGAATCATATTCTAATTTCATAATTCATTTTACTACTATATC
Encoded here:
- the LOC141663654 gene encoding protein CDI-like, which translates into the protein MAPTVMATANDNGHSANAKPLKIFVGYDTREDLAYKVCHYSIYKRSSIPVEVIPIKQTEMRELGLYWRQREKVESTEFSFTRFLTPYLANYQGWAVFVDCDVLYLGDVKELFDLIDDKYAIMCVQHDYSPKETTKMDGAVQTAYPRKNWSSMVLYNCGHPKNKVLTPEVVNSESGAYLHRFQWLEDHEIGSIPFVWNFLVGHNKVVEDDRTTFPKAIHYTLGGPWFEAWKDCEFGDLWLNELEEYNKTTEKNVY